ACGGCGTTCCCTAGGGATTCCAGGAGGTTGGCGAAACTCCTGAGCGCGATGCGCTCGTCATCGACGATCAAGACCCGGAGTGACTGCTGTTCGTTCATGGGGGTGGTCAAGGCGAAGGGGGAAGGGTCAGGCGAAAGAGAGTGCGATCGGACTCTCGTAAGTAGAAGACCTGCCAGCGGAAGTTATGCGCGATGCGTTGAACCACGGTCAGTCCGATGCCATAGCCGTCCTGCTTCGTGGTGACGCGGCGATGGGTGAAGAGCGCCTGGGCGACCTCCTCCGGGATGCCGGGCCCCGTGTCCCAGATCTCGATGAGCTGCCCTTCTGCGTCCCATCGGGCTCGGATGCCCATGGCGCCCTCCTCGGGTGCCGCCTGGGCCGCGTTGCGCAGGAGGTTGCTGAGCAGTTGGACCAGGGAGTCTCCTTCCGCGCGGACGGTCAGCTCGGGGTCGATCTCCACCATGACGGACAGCCGCTTGCGCTGGATGGACTCCCGGATGAGATGCAGCGCCCGCTGGGTATGGCCGAGCAGGGGGAGCGGACCGACTTCGGGCCGGGGCAGTTGGAGCCGTCGCAGGGAGTCCAGCATCCGCTTCATGCGCTCGACCTCTTCTCTCGCGAAGGAGAGATCCTCCTCCCCGAGCGCCTGGCCATCGGCGCCCCGCCGGAGCAGATCCTGCAGGAAGCTCAGCGGGTAGACCATCTCGTGGCAGACCTCCTCGCTGATCGCGCTGAGGGTCAGCTGCTTCTCCTTGTGCGCCGCCCCCACCTCGAGGCGCCGGAGGGACTCCAGCTCCTGGACGGCCTCGACGTTGTGGAGCGCCAGGGCGCCCAGGCTGGCGAGGGTCTCCAGCAGTTGGAGATCCTCCTGGGTATAGAGGGCGCCCTCTCGCTTGGGGGCGATGAACAGCACGGCCCGCAGCTCCCCCCGTGAGCGCATGGGAATCAGCAGGTGCCGCTCGCGGGGGCTCTGCGCCGTCCAGACATGGGTGCCCCGCGCGAGTTCCTCCAGGGCTTCCGGGGGCAGATGGGGGAGCTCACCCAGGGCCGAGGGCTCGAGGATCCGGGCCGAGTGGGTGGGCACGGCATTCATCACCTCCTCCTCCAGGGTCCGCCGGATGGTGGGCGCGTCACGCAGGGCCGCCAGCCGATCACTGAGTCCCTCGATGGTGCCGCGGAACGCCAGGGTGGCGGGAAAGAACAGGCGTACCGCCAGCCCATGGGCGAGCACCATCAACGCGCTGAAGAGCGCTCCGCCGATGAGGAGGAGCAGCATGAGCTGTGTCGGTCCGGTCCGGGTCACCAGATGGAACAGGTACGTCCCGAGCACGGACAGGAGCAGGGCGCCGAGGAAGAGCGGAACCCGCAGCATCCTCGGGGTGAGCACGACCCGGGCCTCCAGGATGTTGTGGCGGATCAGCGCGTAGCCGATGGACAGCGGGAGGACGAGGACGATGAAGGGCAGCGCCAGGTGCCGGATCTCCCTGCCGGTCCACAGGGAGAACACCTGCATGAGCGCGATCAGCAGGGGGGTCACGACGAGGCCACCGGAGGCGGTGAGCAACTCGGCGCGTTCCAGTCCCGTGCTGCGGCGCAGCCGGAGGAGGACGACGAGCGCCAGTGTCGCGATGCAGAGAGCCAGCAACAGATCGGTGGTATTGCGCACGGGCTCGATGTCCGTTCCCGTGAAGCGCGCGGCCACGAGGCCCAGCGCCGTCGCGGCCCCCAGCACCGTCAGCGCGGAGAGCAGGCGGCGCAGGCCCACCGTCCTCCACGCGGGAGGCGAGGGAAAGGCGTAGGCGAGCCAGAGCGCGCTGAGCATGAGGCCCACCTTCGAGACGGAGAAGAGCGGCGCGAGCCACGCGGTCGTGTGGTAGTCGTAGAAGGACAGCAGGAAGAGGAAGGTCACGGCCGACCACCCCACGAAGGCCCGGCGGGCGGCGGTGCGGCTGCTCAGCGTCAGGACCAGTCCGCCGGACCAGAGCACCATCCAGGCCGCCAGCACGTAGGTGACGAAGAAGAGCAAGACCTCGTCGAAGTCCAGGCAGCCGCCTTTCACGTCCACGGAAAGGCGTTGACCTTGTGGGCTCTCGAAGAGCAGGGAAACCCTGGCGTCGGAGCAGGTTTCCCCCGCGAGTGCGTAGAGCGCCAGGGGGGCGCTCAGCGGCATGTGTTTGGGGAGGGATTCTCCATTCACGGAGACCAATCGGTGGCGCGCCAGCGGGAGGGGCTCGGTGGACGGCCACGGGTGGCCCCCGATCGATGTCTGTGGATCCCACGAGGGCAGCAGCACCAACGAATAGAAGTGATGGGCGTCCACCAGCAGGGAGGGAAAGGGCTTTGCCTGGGTGCTCCAGGCCCCGTGGGCCGCGAGCCCCGTGAGCACGAGAGCGAGGACTCCCGGTACGAGCAGCCACGGGCCGCCCTGGTGTCGTCCTCGAGAACTCGGTGCTGGGTTCATTCCTCGCTCCTGGGTAGAGACGAGTGGAGTCTAGCCGGACGTTCCCGATGGAAAGGCGAGGGCTTTGGCGAGGAACCGCGCGATGGTCTGGGACGGTGTGGCCTCCAACCGACGCATCAGGGTGTAGAGCCAGCGCGACGCCTCGCTGGCGGGGACTTCCGGAGGGGATTGTTCGAGTGCCTCACCCAGCAGCTCCAACACGTGGAGGCACCGGTCCTTCAGGGCTCCGTGGTCGGTTTCGTCCACGGGCCACGTCGCGAGGCCGTGCCGTCGCAGGGCACGCAGGTGGCGCGCGAGCCAGAAGAGCGCGTCCTTCAGCGGGCTGTCACGCAGGACGAGGGGGACGAAACAACCCCGCAGGGACAGGTAGCGTCGGAGCAGGGGTTCATGGGGAGCACTGCTCCACAATGCGGCCTCCCAGCTCCGAGCCGCCTCCTGTTCCATTTCCACTTCAGCGGGGGACCCTGGGACGGACAGTGGCGCACGCGTGGCCAGCAAGGCGAAGCAGAAGGGATCCGCGGCGGCCAGACATGCCCCCAGGGCATCGAGCCGTCCATGGCCCAGCTTGAAGTTGTGCCCGCCCTGATCCCAGTCGTTGAAATGACGGGCCTCCAAGCCCGGGGCCGACGGTGCCTCCTCTGGAGGCGTCTTCACGGCGGTCGCTCGCAGGAGCTGGCGGAGCTCGGCGAGGCGCAACTCCGGATGGGTGGCGACCATGCGAGCGGCGGTGCCAGCCACCAGCGCCGCGGCGAGGCTCGAATCGTCCGCCGCCCCGATGGCCGGAAACGTGACGAGTTCCCCGGGCGCGCACAGCTCGACGGAGGGCCCCAGGCGCCCGAGGGGCGTGCCGTGAAGCCGGTACCAGCCGCCTCCGAGGCCACAGGCCGCCACGGGAATGACCCAGGGCTGCGCGTTGAAGTCGTCGCTCGCGAGCACCGCGCTGTCTCCGTGAACGTCGCGGTTCTGATCGATGCGCCCCGTGCAGCACACGATGAGCGCGCCCCGTCCTCCCCGGCCACTCCGGGCGCACCCGCGAAGGATGGCCCGCAGGTGGGCGGGAACGCCCCAGCTTCCATGGGCCATGGCCACCAGGACGACATCCGCCCCCCACTCCCCCACCGCCCGGGCCAGTGCCGCCGCCAGGTCGGTGACATGGAGGAACGAGTCATGGGCGAGGGGAATCTCGAACAAGCCCAGGCGTACGCCGGGCGCGACCGCCTCGACCGCCGCGGCCATCACCACGCCATGGCCCGCCACGGTCCGCGAGGGCTCTGGTGGATGGGGACTCCGGGGAAACCCCAACCCCTGTTCCGAGGCGGCGTGAAGGAGGGAGGTTTCATCCAGGCCGCGCAGCACGTCCCATCCGCCGCAATCCGTGTCGATGACGGCCACCCGCACCGGAGCGCCCTCGTGTCCATCCCAGTGCCGGGCGGCGAGGTGTGGTGAGGGAAGCCCGAGGCCATGCAGCAGGGCCTCGACGGAGAGCCGGGGGCGGGGCAAACCGATCTCGGGCTGCTCCAGCTCCGGGGAGGGAGTGCCTGGGAGGGGCGTCGGCTCGCCCGTGTAGCGCTCGTCCATCCAGACCCGGCTGTCCACGCCGATGTAGCCCACCCCGGGCGTGGGATGACCCCGCCCGCGGCAGACCAGGGGTTGGATGAAGCGCGCCGGCAGTGCGCCCTCGTCGACGGAGGGAGACACATACAGCCGCTCCTGGCCCACGGAGGGAAAGGGCACCCAGCTCGCGGGAACGGACAGTGGACGGCCGTCCGCCCCGGGCAGTGGCGAGACGATCGAGAAGTCCAGATAGGACAACTCGTCGCGTGAGGGGACTACATCGAGCTGACGGAGGAGCTGGTACCCACGGTGTTGTCTTGGGTAGGCCCGGCCACGGAGAGACATACGGCCTCCAATGAGGATGCGATGACCATTCCCGCGAGGTTGTCCTCGGGGCGGATGCGCCGCGCGCGAATCCCTTCCAACTCCTGCGCGCGGTGGGACAGCCAGTGGGCGAAGTGCTCGAACCCCCCCCGCGCCGCCGCGGCTCCGGCGGCTCTGGTCAGCAGGGCTCCGGCACTGAAGAGCGCGGGGGGTGGAAAGCCCAGCGCGGTGGGAAGGCTCACGCCATGGACGGCCTCGTCCTCGGCGCTGTCCGCCGCGTCGTCCACGCACTGCATGCCCACCGCGAGCAGGAAGAAGGCGCGCCGGAAGTACGGACTCCGGTGCGACTCCCCCCGCTGGTGCAACAGACTCTCGCTGGCCAGTCCCGCCCACCCGAGCTTGAGCAGGATGGAGCGGCCATAGCGCGCGAGGCGGAGTGTCCGGCGGGCCAGCGCCGCCTGCTCGAGCCCGACGCCCAGGCGCCAGGCCCTGATGCTCCGCTCGATGGACTCCACCCGGGGGCTCGTTCCCCCCTCCGCCTCGGCGAGGCTCCGCCGCCAGTACGCCAGGAAATGGGCCGCCAGACGCTCCCGCTCGGGCGTGGCGGCGGCCTGGTGGTCGGCCAGGCGATCCACCAGCACGTTGTAGAAACACGCGCCGTGGTGGGCCCTCCGAAACGCCTCGAGCGCGGGCTCGGAGGGGGCGTGCTCGGAGGACAGGGCGAAGAGGGGCAGATCCCTGCTGGGCGGGAGCTGGAAGACGTCCGCCCATCCCATGTCGGGAGCGCGGGCGAGTCCCAGCTCGAACAACAGCCCCCGCGCCGAATCGCGAAGCTCCAGGGGGAGCTGGGCCACTACCCCCTGGTAGGTGGAGTCAATCGTGGCGTTCATGGCGGCGCGGTCTCACCAGCTCGCGGTGAGATCCTCCCAGGGCGCGATATGGGCGAAGGCGGGCTCATCCACGAGCAGCTCCTTGAAGCAGCGCAACTGCGGCTCGCTGAGCCGCACGGGCCGCCCGATGAGCCGGGACAGCTCCTGCTCCAGCGTGTCGCCGCTGCCGGGCGTGCCCGGCTCGTAGAGGGCGGCGGCGGCCTGGACCGCCTTGAACCGCTTCATGAGGCCGCCGTCTGGTTTGAGCAGCGCCAGGTAGATGTCATACAGGCTCGAGGCGGAGACCATCTCCCTCACTTCCTCGTGTCGCACCTGGCCGCTCCAGGGAGACAGCGTGGCGAGCTCCGGCAGCTCCGCGAGGCGCTTGAAGGCGTGGCGTTGAGGCTCGCTCAGCCGCACCTCCCGCCCGAGGAGCTGGGACAGGCATTGCTCCAGCGCGCCGTCTCCGCCAGGGGCGGCGTCCGGAGTGGCCGCGGCGATGCCCAGCTTCTGGAGGCGGTTGCCGCCAGGGCCACGCGGACTCAGCAATTGAAGGTAGAGATCGGCGAACGCCACGTTGAAAGGATTCCCCCGCGTCGAGCGCGAGGAGACGGCGGACAGGGCTGGATTGAGAGTCATATGAGAGGCCTCGTTGAGATGTCTGGGTGGATGACGACGTGCCAGTGATGGCGTGGGGAGACATGAGCAACCTCCGTGCCGCTCGCGCGGGCTCCCATGTGAACCTGTCGTCCCTGCTTCCCTGGGCCGGCCCACCCATGGCCCATGGATTCACCCGGCGAGGGGCTCCGCCTGGTTTCCACGCGGTGGACGAAAACGACCACGGCGGCGTGTATTCGCACGAGGGGAATGGATGCTTTCATCCCTCGGTGGACGCCCATGCCCGCCCTCGAGGCATGGTGTTTGCTTGGCACGCCCGGCGATGCGTGGACAGGCCCTCATCCTCGGATGCCAGACCTATGGACTGACCGGCGTGTTGGGAGACGCGCGGCGGGTCGCGGAGGCGCTCGGTGCGCTCGGCTTCGACGTCACCGTGTGCATGGGAGAAGAGGCGACGCGCGAGCGCATCCTCCAGCTCTACCGCCACCTCATCGAGCGGTGTGCTCCGGACGAGGCGGCCTTCGTCTATTACGCGGGGCACGGGGCCTGGGCTCCCGCACCGGGCTCCGGCGTCCAGTTCATCGTGCCGGCGGACTTCGAGCTCTCCACGGAAGAGGATTTCCGCGGCATCACCGCCCTCGAGCTGTCGGCGCTCTTGGAGGAGCTGACGTCGAGGACACGCAACGTGACCGTCGTGCTCGACTGTTGCTTCGCGTCGCGCATGTTCCGGAGCGTGGACCTGGTGCCGAGGGCGCTCCCCGTGGTGCCGCTGCCCGTCGTGTGCGCGCACCTGAAGCGGCTCCAGGCCCGGGGTCAGGCGCTGGGGGGCCGCCACATCGAGAGCAACCCGCATGCGGTGCGGCTGGTGGCCGCGGCGCTCGACGAACAGGCCTACGAGTACACCAACGCTCGCGGCGTGCGCACCGGGTTGCTGACCGATGCCTTCCTCGAGGTGCTCGACGAGGCGCGCGGGCTCCGGGTGTCCTGGGGTCAGCTCGGCCGACGCATCCGGGAGCGGGTGCTCGCCCGTTGTTCCCATCAACGGCCCGAGCTCGAGGGCCCCGAGCGGCGATTGTTGTTCCAGCTCGAGGAACTCGAGCACGAGTCCTCCCTCGCCTACTACCCCGAGCACGGCCACCACTGGCTGCGGGGAGGGCGTCTGCACGGGGTGCGGGAGGGCGATGAATACGCGGTCATGCCCCTGGGCGCCGACGGCCCGGACGAGGCCCGCGCCCTGGCCTCCGCCCGGGTCCTCGAGGTGCTGGGCGGCTCGAGCCGGGTGGCGCTGGTGCGGAGGAGCTCGGCCCTCGTTCCCACGGGGGCTCCCGCCTTCCCGCGCCGCTCCCAGCAACCCCGGCGCGCCGTGGTGTTGGAGGGCTCCTGGGACGCCCATGCGCCGCTTCTCTCCCGCCTGCGGGAAGCATTTCGGACCTCGTTCTTCGTGCGTCAGGCGTCCATGGAGGAGCGGGAGCCCGTGCTCGCCCACGTCCGGCTCGGCGAGCGAGGCGTGGACGTTCTTGACTCGGGACTGGACGGAATCGTCCATCCCCTGCCGCTCACCCCCTCCAGCGTCCCAGGGGTGCTCCACGCCCTGGAGGTCCTGGCCCGGGCCCAGTCACTGCGCGAGCTCGGCGACGGCGGCGACTCGGAGCGCTTCACGCAGTGGCTCGAACTCGAGTGGGGTCGGGTGTCCGCTCGCCGTGCCTTTCCGCTTCCCACGGCGGGGGCCTGCCTTCACGCGGGAGAGCGCGTCTATGTCCGCCTCCAAGCTCGTGGCCACACCCGCCTCCACGTCTCGGTCCTCGACGTGGGCGTCGGGGGGGCCATCTCCTTGCTGAATGCCTCGCAGCCCTCGGGGATGGTGCTGGGGAGCGGCCGGGTCGAGACCCTGGGCGCCGGGCCGGATGGGACGCTCGTGGGCTTGGAGCTCGAATGGCCCGAGGTCACGCCCCGTCAGGACGCGCGCCCCGAGTCCCTCGTGGTCATCGCCTCGGAGTTTCCCGTGGACCTGCGCCTGCTCGGCACTTCCCACTCCCGGCTCACCCGCGCACCGCCGGTCTCCCTGGAACAGTTGATGCAGAGTGGCGGTCGGGACAGGTACGCGGTGAAGCACATCCGGTTCTGGTTGGACCCCCGTCCACCCCCTTGAATGGAGGAAACAGCGCGCCCATGGATGAGATGACTTCGCTCCGGCACCGGTTGGAGCGCGCCCTGGGAGGCAGGGCCATCGAGGAGCTCTGGCCGGAGCCCCGGGCGCTCGTCGGCTTCGAGGCCGCGGTGGCGTTGAGTGTGGACCGGGCGCTGGCTCGGAGGGCGTTCGACAAGCTGCGCGCGGGCAGCCGGCTGCTGCCCGTCGAGTCCGCGGTACTGGAGGTGGCCATCCGCATGGCGCGGCCGGCCTTGCGCATCGAGCGGGGGCGCTTGCCGCCCCATTCCTTCCTGGAGATGGAGGAGGCGGTGCGGGCCATCCTCCTGGCGCAACTGCCGGGGATCGCCTCGCTCGGTTTTCGCTGGGGGATTCCCCTGGCGACGGCGTTCCAGGTCGCGCCCCGGGTGCTGGTGACCAGCGCCCACGTGGCGGACAGGCTGGAGCAGGAGCGCGAGGATCTGACGCGAGGGAACTTCGTCGCCCACTTCGACGCGGATGACCGGCACGAGGAGCGCATCGTGTCGATCACGGGTGTTCTGGTCCGTCATCCCTCGGAGGACGTGGCCCTGCTGGAGATGGAGGCCGAGGGGCCGCTGGACGGGGGGTTGAGGCTGGCGCGGCGACCCGCGGACTCGCGCGCCCGGCGGGTGCTCGGAGTGGGCTATCCGCTCTACGGCGATGGGCACCTTCCCTGGGTGGACTCGCTCTTCGAGCACGTCTACGGCGTGTTGCGGGCCTCGCCGGGGGAACTGATGGGAGCCGAGGGCGAGCGGTTGTTCCACGACTGCACGACCCTGTCGGGCAACTCGGGCTCACCCCTGTTCGACTTGAGCACGGGATTGGTCATTGGCGTCCACTCCTCGGGGAAGTTCGCCTGGCGCAACACCGCCGTGAGCACGCGAGCCCTACTCTCCAACGAATTCATCCGGGCCCGGGCATCTTGCTGGGACTGAGTGGTTCACGGCAGCCGCCCATGCGAGTGTTCACAGCGCTCGTATTCCTCTTGTGCCTGGGTGGGAGTCTCGAGGAGGTTCTGTTCGCGCTCGGGGGCGGTGAGACACACGGTGGTCATCTTCTTGAGCTCATCGGTCAGGATGTCGGGATCAAGAGGCCAGACGCGGAACATGCCGTCGGAGAAGGTGACAAGGCGTGTGCCATTTCGCATGAGTAACGCACCTGGGGTCGAGTCATTGTTGAAGATCAAGGGCGTGGTCTTCTTGTCGATTGGCCACAGGCGGGCGGTGCCATCACCGGAGGTGGTGAGGATCCGGGTGCCATCGGGGGTGAATTTCGCCGAGAAAACCCCACTTTGATGACCTGGATAGCGATGCAACTCCTTTCCGGTGTCGGCACTCCAGAGGATGGCCGTGTTGTCGTCCGACGCGGTGAGAAGATAAGCGCCATCGTTACTGAAGACCGCGGAGTTCACTTTGTCCTTGTGTCCTGAAAGAACAATGGACTTATTTGGCTCATGGACACGCCAGAGGCGGGCTGTCCAATCGTCGGACGTGATGATGAGCCGGGAGCCGTCGGGGCTGAAGACAGCGGAGTTCACCTGGCCTTGATGACCCGAGAAGACAACGGGAGCGCCTGAACCACGGGTGGGCCAGAGGCGGATGACGTTGTCTTCGGAAATGATGAGGATGTGGGTGCCATCCGGGCTGAATATGGCGGGGGGATGAGCTTCGCCTGGGCTAGGGAAGACGAAGGAGGTCGCCTCGCCGTTGGCGCGCCAGAGGCGGGCGGTGCTGCTGGACGCGGTGAGGATGTGCGTGCCATCCGGGCTGAATATGGCGGAGGTGAGCTCCTGTCGAGAGTGCTGGAAGACGAGAGGTGTTCCCGTTCCATCGGCGCGCCAGAGGCGGGCGCTTCCATCGTCCGATGCAGTGAGGATCTGGGTCCCGTCGGGGCTGAAAACAGCGCTGTTCACCAGAGCCTTATGGTCCGGCAAGACGGCGAGTCGTTTCTTGTCCTCGATGCGCCAGATTTCAGCGGTGTTGTTGGTGGCGATGGCGATGAGGGATCCATCGGGGCTGGGTGTGGCGTCAGGCGAGCCATTGATATCGACGTCGAAGAAGGGGGGCGGGGGATCGCCATGAATGCGCCAGATGCGGATGGTGCTGTCGTCCGACGCGGTGAGGACTTTGGTTCCATCTGGGCTGAAGGCGACGATTTTCACCGTCTGAGTATGCCCAAGGAAGGTGATGGGTGTTCCCGTGCCATCCGCGCGCCAGAGACGGGCGGTGCCATCGTCCGACGCGGTGAAGACATAGGCTCCATCCGGGCTGAATGCCGCGAAGGTCAACACGTCTCCACGACCATAGAGCACGGCGGGCAGGGTGGGGTGCTCGAGTTCTTCGACGAGCCAGCGGTAGGCGCTGTCGTCGTCCGACGTGGTGAGGATCTGGGTCCCATCCGGGCTGAAGGTCGCGAAGTTCACCGACTTTTCGTGTGCCTTGAAATGGAGCTTCAGGGAGCCATTGATACGCCAGAGACGGGCGTCTCCTTGCGCGGATGCAGTGAGGATGGAGGAGCCGTCGGGACTGAAGGTGGCTGAGAGCACCTGCTCGTTCTTGCCTGGAAAGACGAGTGGCTGCCCCATCCCGTTGGCGTTCCAAAGATAGACGGTTCCATTGCCCGTGAGGGTGAGGACATGGCGCTCGTCGGGGCTGAAGCTCGCGGAGTTCGCTCCCTTGAAATGACCTCTGAAGACGACGGGCTGCTCCGTCCCGTCGATCCGCCAGCGGCGTACCGTGCCATCGGCCGAGGCGGAGAGGATGTACGAGCCATCGGAACTGAAGACTGCGGAGTTCACCGAGTCCTTATGGACCGGGAAGTTGACGGGCGGTCTCGTGCCGTCGGCCCGCCAGAGGCGGACGATGCCATCGTCCGAGGCGGTGAGGATGTGCGATTCATCGGGGCTGAAGACTGCGGAGTTCACGCTCTCTTCATTGGCCGAAAAGACGATGGGAGTCCCAGTGCCATCGGAACGCCAGAGGCGGACGGTGCCGTCGGCGGATGCGGTGAGGACGCGGGTGCCATCGGCGCTGAACCGGGCCGAGTAGATTTCTGAGCTGTGTCCGGTGAGGATGGCGCTGCTGATGGCGTGCTGGCTGGTGTCCAGCGCGGTCTGCATCCATTCGCTGTCCGGAAACTCCTTCCGGGTATTCATCGCCAGGAGAACCAACATCGCCCTGGTGGGATCCGTCGGCAGGAGGCTCCGGGCATGCGGTATCTGCGCGCTGAGCAGGGCCAGGTTCTTCTGTCGGAGTGACTCCCGGGCGTTGTCCTCGGCGATTCGTTGTTGGCGTTGTGCTTCCCGGGCGTTGTTTGTCGCCTTGTTGGCCTGGAAGAGAGCCGCCACGGTGAGCGCGACGAGCAGGGTGGCTACGGTGAGCACGAGCGATGCGCGGAAATTGCGCAGGGAGCGTCGGCGCCGCGCGCTGGCGTGGAGGAACCCGCTCTCGGCGGCATTGAAGTCCAGCAGCTCGGTGGAGGCACCGCCGGGTGGGTGGACGGGCAGCGCCAGGGGGCCTCCGGTGCCGCGCGGGAGGTCCGGCGCCAGACCGAGCTGATCCAGGCGCGCATCTGCCCAGAGGAAGTCATGGGCGCGGTGGTGACGGTGCCATTCGGCGGAGGCATGAGAGACCCGGCGCAGCAGCAGCAGCTCGCGCTGGGCGTGGCGGGCCCAGTCATGGAGCCGGGGCCAGGAGGAGAGCAGGGCATCGTGCGCGGGCTCGACACAGGGCCCCTCTTCGTCGCTGGCCACCACCAGGCGGCAGGTCTCCAGGGTGTGGAGGACCCGCTGGACGCGGGCATTCTCCTCCGGGAGGGGATACTCCAGCTCGGCGCGAGGCACCCTGCGGCGCGCCAGCTCTCCTCCCTCGGGGGACACCATGCGCAGCAGCACATTGTGCAGCGTGCGCTGGAAGGCGGGGAGTTCCCACGGGCTCATGGGCGGCGGCGACGTGTCCGCCTCGGCCGTGGACGGGACGGTTCCGTGGAAGATGAGTTCGGCCCGGCGTTGGAGGGCTCCCGCGATGCCTCCCATCTGGCGGTAGTCCTCGAAGGAGAGGGTGCGGTCGTCCCGGCCACTGGCGAGGTAGGCGTCGAACAGCTCGCTGAGCGCCACGGAGAGCAGGGGCAGCGCGCCCGGCATCTGCTCGACGTCATCCAGCAGGCGCTCGACGAGGCCCGCATCGAAGAAGAGCACGCACGTCTCCGCGGGCTTCTCGATGCAGCGGCGCAGCTCGTCGCGGTTCATGAGCGGGAGCTGGAAGCGCCCGCCGTGCCAGCGCTCGGGGGCGAGGTCCGCGGCGACGAGCCGGGGGAGGAAGTGGGGCTCGAAGTCGGAGCGCAGCAGCAGCAACAGGTGGAGGCGTGGATGCGAGAGCTGGAGCAGACAGGACAGCGCTCGAAGAAAGGCCAGGCGCGCCGAGTCGTCGAGGCAGGCGGTGACCAGTTCCTCGAGTGGATCGACTACGAGCACGACGGAGCGGAGGGCGTCGTGGGAGAGCCAGTCACGCAGGATATCGGCGGCGCGATGAGGTTGGGAGGCGAGGTCATCGGCCGACGGGGTGGGGGTGCCGGGAGCCAACGAGGCGAGC
Above is a window of Cystobacter fuscus DNA encoding:
- a CDS encoding sensor histidine kinase, giving the protein MLTGLAAHGAWSTQAKPFPSLLVDAHHFYSLVLLPSWDPQTSIGGHPWPSTEPLPLARHRLVSVNGESLPKHMPLSAPLALYALAGETCSDARVSLLFESPQGQRLSVDVKGGCLDFDEVLLFFVTYVLAAWMVLWSGGLVLTLSSRTAARRAFVGWSAVTFLFLLSFYDYHTTAWLAPLFSVSKVGLMLSALWLAYAFPSPPAWRTVGLRRLLSALTVLGAATALGLVAARFTGTDIEPVRNTTDLLLALCIATLALVVLLRLRRSTGLERAELLTASGGLVVTPLLIALMQVFSLWTGREIRHLALPFIVLVLPLSIGYALIRHNILEARVVLTPRMLRVPLFLGALLLSVLGTYLFHLVTRTGPTQLMLLLLIGGALFSALMVLAHGLAVRLFFPATLAFRGTIEGLSDRLAALRDAPTIRRTLEEEVMNAVPTHSARILEPSALGELPHLPPEALEELARGTHVWTAQSPRERHLLIPMRSRGELRAVLFIAPKREGALYTQEDLQLLETLASLGALALHNVEAVQELESLRRLEVGAAHKEKQLTLSAISEEVCHEMVYPLSFLQDLLRRGADGQALGEEDLSFAREEVERMKRMLDSLRRLQLPRPEVGPLPLLGHTQRALHLIRESIQRKRLSVMVEIDPELTVRAEGDSLVQLLSNLLRNAAQAAPEEGAMGIRARWDAEGQLIEIWDTGPGIPEEVAQALFTHRRVTTKQDGYGIGLTVVQRIAHNFRWQVFYLRESDRTLFRLTLPPSP
- a CDS encoding S8/S53 family peptidase, with the translated sequence MSLRGRAYPRQHRGYQLLRQLDVVPSRDELSYLDFSIVSPLPGADGRPLSVPASWVPFPSVGQERLYVSPSVDEGALPARFIQPLVCRGRGHPTPGVGYIGVDSRVWMDERYTGEPTPLPGTPSPELEQPEIGLPRPRLSVEALLHGLGLPSPHLAARHWDGHEGAPVRVAVIDTDCGGWDVLRGLDETSLLHAASEQGLGFPRSPHPPEPSRTVAGHGVVMAAAVEAVAPGVRLGLFEIPLAHDSFLHVTDLAAALARAVGEWGADVVLVAMAHGSWGVPAHLRAILRGCARSGRGGRGALIVCCTGRIDQNRDVHGDSAVLASDDFNAQPWVIPVAACGLGGGWYRLHGTPLGRLGPSVELCAPGELVTFPAIGAADDSSLAAALVAGTAARMVATHPELRLAELRQLLRATAVKTPPEEAPSAPGLEARHFNDWDQGGHNFKLGHGRLDALGACLAAADPFCFALLATRAPLSVPGSPAEVEMEQEAARSWEAALWSSAPHEPLLRRYLSLRGCFVPLVLRDSPLKDALFWLARHLRALRRHGLATWPVDETDHGALKDRCLHVLELLGEALEQSPPEVPASEASRWLYTLMRRLEATPSQTIARFLAKALAFPSGTSG
- a CDS encoding caspase family protein: MRGQALILGCQTYGLTGVLGDARRVAEALGALGFDVTVCMGEEATRERILQLYRHLIERCAPDEAAFVYYAGHGAWAPAPGSGVQFIVPADFELSTEEDFRGITALELSALLEELTSRTRNVTVVLDCCFASRMFRSVDLVPRALPVVPLPVVCAHLKRLQARGQALGGRHIESNPHAVRLVAAALDEQAYEYTNARGVRTGLLTDAFLEVLDEARGLRVSWGQLGRRIRERVLARCSHQRPELEGPERRLLFQLEELEHESSLAYYPEHGHHWLRGGRLHGVREGDEYAVMPLGADGPDEARALASARVLEVLGGSSRVALVRRSSALVPTGAPAFPRRSQQPRRAVVLEGSWDAHAPLLSRLREAFRTSFFVRQASMEEREPVLAHVRLGERGVDVLDSGLDGIVHPLPLTPSSVPGVLHALEVLARAQSLRELGDGGDSERFTQWLELEWGRVSARRAFPLPTAGACLHAGERVYVRLQARGHTRLHVSVLDVGVGGAISLLNASQPSGMVLGSGRVETLGAGPDGTLVGLELEWPEVTPRQDARPESLVVIASEFPVDLRLLGTSHSRLTRAPPVSLEQLMQSGGRDRYAVKHIRFWLDPRPPP
- a CDS encoding trypsin-like serine peptidase, with the protein product MDEMTSLRHRLERALGGRAIEELWPEPRALVGFEAAVALSVDRALARRAFDKLRAGSRLLPVESAVLEVAIRMARPALRIERGRLPPHSFLEMEEAVRAILLAQLPGIASLGFRWGIPLATAFQVAPRVLVTSAHVADRLEQEREDLTRGNFVAHFDADDRHEERIVSITGVLVRHPSEDVALLEMEAEGPLDGGLRLARRPADSRARRVLGVGYPLYGDGHLPWVDSLFEHVYGVLRASPGELMGAEGERLFHDCTTLSGNSGSPLFDLSTGLVIGVHSSGKFAWRNTAVSTRALLSNEFIRARASCWD